In Nitrosarchaeum koreense MY1, one genomic interval encodes:
- the bioD gene encoding dethiobiotin synthase, producing the protein MPESLFITGTDTDVGKTYVAAGLVVTLRKMGIDVGVMKPFAAGIPQRKGFKSEDIEILATAAQVTDPELLLNPQFFPIMASPYTALKNLKIKPNIPLILKQFKKLSKLHSMLLVEGMGGVMTPILQNYFVSNLIKDMKLPTIIVTRTRVGAINHAIMTCKMCEKYKIPIKGIIINNFDVDGYHVKELKRDLENLTRVSVLGSVPFIDDMSDNSLYRIFKKNIDMKSLLN; encoded by the coding sequence TTGCCAGAATCTCTTTTTATTACAGGAACTGATACTGATGTAGGCAAAACTTATGTTGCTGCAGGTCTTGTTGTCACACTTCGTAAGATGGGAATAGATGTTGGTGTAATGAAGCCATTTGCAGCAGGGATTCCTCAAAGAAAGGGATTCAAATCTGAAGATATAGAAATTTTAGCTACTGCAGCTCAAGTAACTGATCCTGAATTACTTTTGAATCCACAATTTTTTCCAATAATGGCATCACCTTATACAGCATTAAAAAATTTAAAAATCAAACCAAACATTCCACTAATCTTAAAACAATTTAAAAAATTATCAAAACTTCATTCAATGTTACTTGTTGAAGGGATGGGTGGAGTGATGACTCCTATACTTCAGAATTATTTTGTCAGCAATTTGATAAAAGATATGAAATTACCCACAATTATTGTCACTAGAACAAGAGTAGGTGCCATCAATCACGCAATAATGACCTGTAAGATGTGTGAAAAATATAAAATTCCAATTAAGGGAATTATAATAAACAATTTCGATGTTGATGGATATCATGTTAAGGAATTAAAACGAGATTTGGAAAATTTAACTCGTGTATCTGTATTGGGCTCTGTTCCATTCATTGATGATATGAGTGATAATTCACTTTATAGAATATTTAAAAAAAATATTGATATGAAATCTTTACTGAATTAA
- a CDS encoding TATA-box-binding protein, with translation MTETKPLIAIVNVVASATIDQKLDLVDITKKFPDVEYHPEQFPGAVFRLKNPKTATLLFSSGKMVCTGAKSQELAEDAVSKVVEILRKGKIKIKNDATVTIQNIVSSINLGGRVNLEQAARTLPRSMYEPEQFPGLIHRMLDPKTVILIFASGKLVCVGAKLEKDIHRSVHQIHSMLEEKNLMVYS, from the coding sequence ATGACAGAAACAAAACCGTTAATCGCAATAGTTAATGTCGTAGCCTCTGCAACAATTGATCAAAAACTAGACCTTGTAGATATTACAAAAAAATTTCCAGATGTGGAATATCATCCAGAACAATTTCCAGGCGCCGTCTTTAGACTCAAAAATCCAAAAACAGCGACACTTCTTTTTAGTTCTGGCAAAATGGTCTGTACTGGTGCAAAGTCACAAGAGTTGGCCGAAGATGCTGTGTCCAAAGTCGTTGAAATATTGAGAAAGGGTAAAATCAAAATTAAAAACGATGCTACAGTTACAATACAAAATATTGTTTCATCAATTAATCTTGGAGGAAGAGTAAATCTAGAACAAGCTGCAAGAACATTACCTAGAAGCATGTATGAACCAGAACAATTTCCAGGATTGATTCATAGAATGCTTGATCCAAAAACTGTGATTCTGATTTTTGCTTCAGGTAAATTAGTCTGTGTTGGTGCTAAACTTGAAAAAGACATACACCGTTCTGTACATCAAATTCATAGCATGCTTGAAGAGAAAAATTTAATGGTTTATTCATAA
- a CDS encoding DsbA family protein gives MIHIPSLAIGAGIASVAIIAMFLAFNLSNNESELEIAPTPVIEESGPAQITSATFFENGSPILGNPNAPVTLIEFGDYQCFYCNQFFHKTEPELFKNYVETGKVKVIFKDYTIIGPDSVSAAHAAHCADEQEMFWEYHDTLYNNWKGENNGWASSENLLEFARDVGLDIDMFSKCMIESKHTSVITNSNQDAKDLGLTGTPAFFVIGPDNKVTKIGGAQPYDVFERIFNSELEK, from the coding sequence ATGATTCATATCCCATCTTTGGCAATAGGGGCTGGAATTGCGTCTGTTGCAATAATTGCAATGTTTTTAGCATTTAACTTATCAAATAATGAATCAGAGTTAGAAATTGCACCCACTCCTGTAATCGAAGAGTCAGGACCTGCACAGATTACAAGTGCAACATTTTTTGAGAACGGTTCACCAATTCTAGGCAATCCCAATGCCCCAGTAACATTGATAGAATTTGGCGATTATCAGTGTTTTTACTGCAATCAGTTTTTCCATAAGACAGAGCCCGAGCTATTCAAAAACTATGTCGAAACAGGAAAAGTCAAAGTAATCTTCAAAGATTATACAATAATTGGTCCAGATTCAGTCTCTGCAGCTCATGCAGCTCACTGCGCTGATGAACAAGAGATGTTTTGGGAATATCATGATACGTTATACAACAATTGGAAAGGAGAGAATAACGGATGGGCCTCATCTGAAAACCTGCTTGAGTTTGCAAGAGATGTCGGATTGGATATCGATATGTTCTCCAAATGCATGATAGAGTCAAAACACACCTCAGTAATAACAAATAGCAATCAGGACGCTAAAGACCTGGGATTAACTGGAACTCCTGCATTTTTTGTCATTGGACCAGATAACAAGGTGACAAAGATTGGCGGAGCTCAACCCTATGATGTTTTTGAGAGAATTTTCAATTCAGAGTTGGAAAAATAG
- a CDS encoding glycosyltransferase family 2 protein, with amino-acid sequence MDKNYIISKLSYAITNNIGDFGRNQYLLKRIKEQEILFESDKKYLKKILGLDNIEIKKDKQTDMSKKELSIFLNPNLIKCSLCNRDIQLNEKSTRQDKNWFHLDCFNTLSKGKEEKSRIKNTYENAENTSNVTSKIKKDPVQILLTATIFIFLIVTVYFLLGPISMIAMGLGGFITMYHVLGASKKLYSKNISGTRAPSIFLIFLLGSPFIIATLIAYEGYTLLESPVRIILLWAMTISFWSTMLFVPMAVLSKHREDRQVDIKEFPTISIIIPAYNEEKVIAHTIEGLLETIYPKKEIIFVDDGSKDKTLSIAMEYKDKIKVLHKENGGKASALNYGLVYATGEIIVIVDADTIIGRHSLKEIVKGFEINEHVAAVAGNIKVRNRVNWITKCQALEYITGIQIVRRAFDVFGSITIVPGALGAFKKSYITEAGVYGKETIVEDFDQTIKLLKAGLITQGSSKATAYTEAPNTLHDFVAQRKRWYRGNIQVLKRHSDALFNPRFGYLQRLSLPYLFLGMVITPIIGFTATANAILGIILGDGLYVLQVSLIFVVVHYMMSALAIRIDGEDPKLLWHAGFLVFGFKQIIDFLLLKAILEQLRKKKATWTSAKRIGV; translated from the coding sequence TTGGACAAAAATTACATTATTTCAAAACTTAGCTATGCCATTACAAATAACATAGGAGATTTTGGAAGAAACCAATATCTTCTAAAAAGAATTAAAGAACAGGAAATTCTTTTTGAATCAGATAAAAAATATTTGAAAAAAATTTTAGGACTAGACAATATTGAGATAAAAAAAGATAAACAAACAGATATGTCAAAAAAAGAATTATCCATATTCCTAAATCCAAATCTAATCAAATGCTCGCTATGCAATAGAGATATTCAATTAAATGAAAAATCTACAAGACAAGACAAAAACTGGTTTCACTTAGATTGTTTCAATACGCTCTCTAAAGGTAAAGAGGAAAAATCACGCATAAAAAATACATATGAGAATGCAGAGAACACATCTAATGTAACATCTAAGATAAAAAAAGATCCTGTACAAATTCTACTAACAGCTACAATCTTTATTTTCTTAATTGTGACAGTTTATTTTCTTCTAGGACCAATAAGTATGATTGCAATGGGATTGGGTGGATTCATTACAATGTATCATGTTCTTGGGGCAAGTAAAAAGTTATACTCTAAAAATATTTCAGGAACGCGTGCACCATCGATATTTTTAATATTTTTACTTGGTTCTCCGTTTATTATTGCAACGTTAATTGCTTATGAAGGATACACGTTACTAGAATCCCCCGTCAGAATCATCCTACTTTGGGCAATGACAATTTCATTTTGGTCAACAATGTTGTTTGTACCAATGGCAGTTTTAAGTAAGCATAGAGAAGATAGACAGGTAGACATAAAGGAATTTCCAACTATTTCCATAATAATTCCTGCGTACAATGAAGAAAAAGTGATTGCACACACAATAGAAGGACTGCTAGAAACAATCTATCCAAAAAAAGAAATCATATTTGTAGATGATGGAAGCAAAGACAAGACATTATCAATTGCGATGGAATACAAAGATAAAATTAAAGTATTACATAAAGAAAATGGCGGAAAGGCATCTGCGTTAAATTATGGTCTAGTGTATGCAACTGGAGAGATCATTGTAATAGTAGATGCAGATACAATTATTGGAAGGCATTCCTTAAAAGAAATTGTAAAAGGGTTTGAAATTAATGAACATGTTGCAGCTGTTGCAGGTAATATCAAAGTAAGAAATAGAGTTAACTGGATTACAAAATGTCAAGCATTAGAATACATCACAGGAATTCAAATAGTTCGACGAGCTTTTGATGTATTTGGATCAATTACTATTGTTCCAGGAGCGCTAGGTGCTTTTAAAAAATCATATATTACAGAAGCTGGAGTCTATGGCAAAGAAACAATTGTTGAAGACTTTGATCAGACAATTAAATTGCTAAAGGCTGGGTTGATTACTCAGGGAAGCTCAAAAGCTACTGCATATACAGAAGCACCAAACACACTACATGACTTTGTAGCTCAAAGAAAAAGATGGTATCGTGGAAACATTCAGGTATTAAAAAGACATTCAGATGCGTTGTTTAATCCACGATTTGGTTATCTGCAAAGATTGTCATTACCCTATCTGTTTTTGGGAATGGTAATTACTCCAATTATTGGATTTACAGCTACCGCAAATGCAATTTTGGGAATAATTTTGGGGGACGGATTGTATGTTTTACAGGTGTCTTTGATTTTTGTCGTAGTTCACTATATGATGTCTGCGTTAGCTATTAGGATAGATGGGGAAGATCCTAAATTGTTATGGCATGCAGGCTTTTTGGTTTTTGGATTTAAACAGATAATAGACTTTTTGCTGCTAAAAGCAATCCTAGAGCAACTAAGAAAGAAAAAAGCTACATGGACGAGTGCTAAAAGAATAGGTGTGTAA
- a CDS encoding polysaccharide deacetylase family protein encodes MKILLSLTIFLLSFSIFIGQSFAESTGNIDLLLKYDNGNKASIESTSLKIYKDFDKNPITEIQVQSNPVQITNLPLNHKYKIELYYNDHFQSVDYYDLKKTTNNFEMNVKLPGGIKLGVFYQDGQTPIPNASIFFKTMSGKIVGFDQTDFNGDTVRFWLPQTINNDYYTVEVVIDPQLKYTYTPLQIQSSLSKDIKIVTKWPKIINSAITVEVYKDEKTKVSESDGSLTIQVNDKKKSKVLDSPVSYKGDAVISNIPVGTYAFHVVSKNTGDVIASKKVTLSGSHEPIKIFTNDPQLNFEGSYCNCVAFRLDDVQDYFLSNSQIQMMKVFEEEEAGLTVGVIGGVTGNDPRIVNAIKEQLQTNPRFEIANHSWNNRVLTSLSSESQEELIKTTDTKIQELFQVKPHTFIPPENIFEDETISYLKKYDYDNLSASVQTDIPSKFVKSDFYHFNTAVSTAKLDPVTSYWNHNSKEKILESIDDSLFDYGYAVVMMHPYEFSNYDNGAYTNEVNQTKFEELKVVISTLKSKGYSLLPVGKIDEYASVIFEKIIKNQTNTDENVNCNCVAFKIDNVQDFWLNDVQNNLINTFSENNVPVTTSIIGKFFGSDIKTVDFLKQQIQDKKIDVAVRGWELVDHSLYETEEQSSSIEQTNNQISKKLGIQSEIFSAPFGKFNNYTISASKQNNIAYVSTMITTDTLNVKSYPRHIPETSYLPNLLDDDPFLQGTIIEKMLLKIKDQQKKYGYALISTQPSDFAIRDGEFKNQINEDKMKLLKELIITLKENNIKVVSLTDIPQESLFEKYPAWIKHVYVWHEQGKITDIELENAINNLTSRTIVVPR; translated from the coding sequence ATGAAAATTTTATTATCATTAACAATATTTTTGCTATCATTTTCAATATTTATTGGGCAATCATTTGCAGAAAGCACTGGAAATATTGATCTGTTATTAAAATACGATAATGGAAACAAGGCAAGCATCGAATCAACCTCATTAAAAATCTACAAAGATTTTGATAAAAATCCAATAACAGAAATCCAAGTACAAAGCAATCCAGTACAAATAACAAATCTGCCATTAAACCACAAATACAAAATTGAACTGTATTACAATGATCATTTTCAGAGTGTAGACTATTATGATCTAAAAAAGACAACTAACAATTTTGAGATGAATGTGAAATTACCCGGCGGAATAAAGCTGGGAGTTTTTTACCAAGATGGGCAGACGCCAATACCAAATGCCAGCATATTTTTTAAAACAATGAGTGGAAAAATAGTAGGATTTGATCAAACTGACTTTAATGGAGACACTGTACGCTTTTGGCTTCCACAAACCATCAATAATGATTATTACACTGTAGAAGTTGTAATAGATCCTCAATTAAAATACACATACACTCCATTACAAATACAGTCATCACTTTCCAAAGACATCAAAATAGTAACAAAATGGCCAAAGATAATCAATTCAGCAATAACAGTGGAAGTTTACAAAGATGAAAAGACAAAGGTATCCGAATCTGATGGGTCACTGACAATACAAGTAAACGATAAAAAGAAATCAAAGGTACTGGATTCTCCAGTATCATACAAAGGAGATGCCGTAATATCTAACATTCCTGTAGGGACATATGCATTTCATGTTGTTTCAAAAAACACCGGTGATGTCATAGCATCAAAAAAAGTAACCCTATCTGGAAGTCATGAACCAATAAAGATATTCACAAACGATCCGCAGCTGAATTTTGAAGGGTCGTATTGCAACTGTGTTGCATTTAGATTAGATGACGTACAAGATTATTTTTTGAGCAATTCCCAAATTCAAATGATGAAAGTGTTTGAAGAAGAAGAAGCAGGACTTACAGTGGGAGTAATTGGCGGAGTAACAGGCAATGATCCTAGAATAGTCAATGCAATCAAAGAACAATTGCAAACAAATCCACGATTTGAGATTGCAAATCACAGTTGGAATAATAGGGTATTGACTAGTTTATCTTCAGAGTCACAAGAAGAATTAATTAAAACCACAGACACAAAAATTCAAGAATTATTTCAAGTAAAACCACACACGTTTATTCCTCCAGAAAATATTTTTGAGGATGAGACAATATCGTATTTGAAAAAATACGATTATGATAATCTTAGTGCGTCAGTTCAAACAGATATTCCATCAAAATTTGTCAAATCTGATTTTTATCACTTTAACACAGCAGTGTCTACTGCAAAATTAGATCCAGTCACATCGTATTGGAATCACAATTCAAAGGAAAAAATATTAGAATCGATAGATGACAGCCTTTTCGATTATGGTTATGCTGTAGTAATGATGCATCCATACGAGTTTTCAAATTATGACAACGGAGCATACACAAATGAAGTAAATCAAACCAAATTTGAGGAATTAAAAGTAGTGATTTCAACACTAAAATCCAAAGGATATTCCTTGCTACCTGTAGGGAAAATAGATGAATATGCTTCGGTAATTTTTGAGAAGATTATAAAAAACCAGACAAATACAGATGAGAATGTAAATTGCAACTGTGTTGCATTTAAAATTGACAACGTACAAGATTTCTGGTTAAATGACGTACAAAATAATTTGATAAACACATTTTCAGAAAATAATGTTCCAGTAACAACAAGTATTATTGGTAAATTTTTTGGAAGTGATATTAAGACTGTTGATTTTTTAAAGCAACAAATTCAAGACAAGAAAATAGATGTAGCAGTTAGAGGTTGGGAGTTGGTAGATCATTCACTGTATGAAACAGAAGAGCAATCATCTAGCATTGAGCAAACAAACAACCAAATATCTAAAAAGTTAGGGATACAATCCGAAATATTTTCAGCACCATTTGGTAAATTCAACAATTACACAATAAGTGCATCAAAACAAAACAACATAGCATATGTTAGTACAATGATTACAACCGATACGCTAAATGTCAAGTCTTACCCACGTCATATTCCTGAGACGTCATACTTGCCAAATCTTTTAGATGATGATCCATTTCTTCAAGGTACAATTATTGAAAAAATGTTATTAAAAATAAAAGACCAGCAAAAAAAATACGGATATGCATTAATTAGTACGCAACCTTCTGACTTTGCAATACGTGATGGTGAGTTTAAAAATCAAATAAACGAAGACAAAATGAAACTACTAAAAGAACTAATCATCACTCTAAAGGAAAACAACATCAAAGTTGTATCATTAACAGACATCCCTCAAGAATCTTTATTTGAAAAATATCCAGCATGGATTAAACATGTTTACGTTTGGCATGAACAAGGAAAAATCACAGACATAGAATTAGAAAATGCAATAAACAATCTCACATCAAGAACAATAGTAGTTCCTCGATAG
- a CDS encoding response regulator: MSSKNDVLIIEDSPAIGMLLKNYLEKLGYTQIHICSNGASGIMTFKDLISNKKDPIVLLDYMLPDTDARSVLTQMFEVKPDIRVLLATATEEDDEGVKDLIRLGAYQYLQKPIRFEHIKSAFETIEEEDNFFKKESSQIDMMSKQIEDLESKIRYRVDMVLQSTSNFSLSFLQNLFNDSNEYISTYLKELEENGKITRLSDKKEIACNQCDSTSITQIFYCPSCKSSKFRSGKLIEHYECGNISEDNTYVNDLCPSCKKLIKALGVDYRVMKNHYICNDCSNFFPQLSTDYVCLKCQNKFSLDECRWKNSPFYKTTSM, from the coding sequence ATGAGTTCTAAAAACGATGTTTTGATTATTGAAGATAGTCCAGCAATAGGAATGTTGTTGAAAAACTATCTTGAAAAATTAGGATATACTCAAATTCACATTTGTTCAAATGGTGCAAGTGGCATCATGACATTCAAAGATCTGATATCAAATAAGAAAGATCCAATTGTTTTGCTTGATTACATGCTTCCAGATACTGATGCACGTTCTGTTTTAACTCAGATGTTTGAAGTAAAACCAGACATCCGAGTTCTATTGGCAACAGCTACTGAGGAAGATGATGAAGGTGTTAAAGACTTGATTCGATTAGGTGCATATCAGTATTTACAAAAGCCAATTCGTTTTGAACACATAAAATCTGCATTTGAAACCATTGAAGAAGAAGATAATTTTTTCAAAAAAGAATCATCTCAAATCGATATGATGTCAAAACAAATTGAAGATCTTGAAAGTAAGATTCGTTATCGCGTTGACATGGTACTTCAATCAACTTCTAACTTTAGTCTTAGTTTCTTACAAAATTTATTTAATGATTCAAATGAATACATTTCCACATATCTAAAAGAATTAGAAGAAAATGGAAAGATTACCCGTCTATCGGACAAAAAAGAAATTGCTTGTAATCAATGCGATTCTACATCAATTACTCAGATTTTCTACTGTCCTTCTTGTAAGAGTTCAAAATTTAGATCAGGCAAACTCATCGAACATTACGAATGTGGAAATATTTCAGAAGACAATACTTATGTAAACGATCTATGTCCCAGCTGTAAAAAATTAATCAAGGCATTAGGTGTAGATTACCGTGTGATGAAAAATCATTACATATGCAATGATTGCTCAAATTTCTTTCCACAACTATCAACGGATTATGTTTGTTTAAAATGCCAAAATAAATTCAGTCTAGATGAATGTAGATGGAAAAATAGCCCGTTTTATAAAACAACTTCCATGTAA
- a CDS encoding hydroxymethylglutaryl-CoA synthase family protein, translated as MAAGIDDIAIYIPRLYIDAADFAKARGLDPEKLQKGLGVSQMAIVDTNQDPACLAANACLQIMQKNKLSPEDIGRLYVSTESSFDESKAMNSYVIGMLEQVYGQGAFEHCGGVETKFACVSGSYALYDNTNWIRAGEAEGKHALVVVSDIAKYDMGSSGEMTQGAGAVVMLLNDEPRLLSFDPKVTATSIKDEYDFYRPFGKETPIVHGQYSNLLYMIQVRKALETYKKKAISSGLMKLEPGETILDHMDYLNMHLPYSNMGKKALAYLVRHEWRQLPRWKKIIQEIGIQEPIPKDPRGTIESVLGDEEFMAKDHEFTKAFTKTREFQEIYEAKLASSLVASKMIGNLYTASLYLGFRSCLEFEYQKGIDLNGKRFGFGSYGSGSSAMVFSGTIQPQYEEIVKNMNLEAELAPRRRLTLDEYETLHENKLSPEESILRTKREFILVDVNTTTESRGERRYIFNE; from the coding sequence ATGGCAGCTGGAATAGACGATATTGCAATTTACATACCACGGCTATACATAGATGCAGCAGATTTTGCAAAAGCCAGAGGTCTAGACCCTGAAAAACTCCAGAAAGGATTGGGGGTATCTCAAATGGCAATAGTGGATACAAACCAAGACCCAGCATGTCTTGCAGCAAATGCATGCTTACAAATTATGCAAAAAAACAAGCTTTCACCAGAAGATATTGGAAGACTGTATGTGTCCACGGAATCTTCGTTTGATGAATCAAAAGCAATGAACTCTTATGTCATTGGCATGCTAGAGCAGGTTTATGGTCAAGGGGCGTTTGAGCATTGTGGTGGAGTAGAAACAAAATTTGCTTGTGTAAGCGGGTCGTATGCACTTTATGATAATACAAATTGGATTAGAGCAGGAGAAGCAGAAGGAAAGCATGCACTAGTAGTTGTTTCAGACATTGCAAAATACGATATGGGTTCAAGTGGCGAAATGACACAAGGAGCTGGGGCAGTTGTGATGCTACTCAATGATGAACCACGATTATTATCATTTGATCCTAAAGTAACAGCTACATCAATTAAAGACGAATATGATTTTTACAGACCATTTGGAAAAGAGACACCAATCGTACACGGTCAATATTCCAATCTTCTATACATGATTCAGGTAAGAAAGGCACTTGAAACTTACAAGAAAAAAGCAATATCATCAGGGCTAATGAAGCTAGAACCAGGAGAGACAATTTTAGATCATATGGATTATCTTAACATGCACTTACCATACAGCAACATGGGCAAAAAAGCTCTTGCATATTTGGTAAGACATGAGTGGCGCCAACTTCCAAGATGGAAAAAAATAATTCAAGAGATAGGGATACAAGAGCCAATTCCAAAAGATCCGCGTGGAACAATTGAATCAGTATTAGGAGATGAAGAGTTCATGGCAAAAGATCACGAGTTTACAAAAGCATTTACAAAAACACGAGAGTTTCAAGAAATCTATGAAGCAAAATTGGCAAGCTCATTAGTGGCATCAAAGATGATTGGAAATCTCTATACTGCATCGTTATATTTGGGATTTAGAAGTTGTCTTGAATTTGAATATCAAAAGGGAATTGATTTGAATGGAAAACGTTTCGGGTTTGGGTCATATGGTAGTGGAAGTAGTGCCATGGTGTTTAGCGGTACAATTCAACCACAATACGAAGAAATTGTCAAAAACATGAACTTGGAAGCAGAGCTTGCACCAAGGCGAAGACTCACACTAGACGAGTATGAAACATTACATGAAAACAAGCTTTCCCCAGAAGAATCAATACTTCGTACAAAAAGAGAGTTCATCTTAGTAGATGTCAACACCACTACAGAATCAAGGGGTGAAAGACGATACATATTCAACGAATAA
- a CDS encoding type II glyceraldehyde-3-phosphate dehydrogenase, with product MKKIFVNGYGSIGSRITSFLKDDPEISVIGVGKYSPDDDVNVAISRGLNVYVPERKLNDFKDFKIAGTIESALDDCDLVIDASPGGHGYKNKKNIYDPKNLSVIYQGGETTMGDEAVSDLLFNSRANYDLAIGKKHVMQGSCNVTGMGRILEPLRIKFSNRLVRFDVTLVRRWADIEQTDKQVTDTIEMTEKPHHGDDVKMYFGKDAPLFVRAIKVPTRQMHLHIMDIRFSGKAPTPSEIHEIFTNEFGVAILWTAKGTKDIRDYAKNMGFNFTDTNMIHIHANMTVSIDDTVQMMYSDDQTGIVIPENHMLMQAMLFGKSYKDAFSHTESIFNMKERKQKLESYFARKN from the coding sequence ATGAAGAAAATTTTTGTTAATGGTTATGGCTCTATTGGAAGCAGAATTACATCATTTCTAAAAGATGATCCTGAAATCTCAGTAATTGGCGTGGGAAAGTATTCCCCAGATGATGATGTTAACGTAGCTATATCTCGTGGATTAAATGTCTATGTACCAGAAAGAAAATTAAATGATTTTAAAGATTTCAAAATTGCCGGAACCATCGAGTCTGCTCTTGATGACTGTGATCTAGTAATAGATGCGTCTCCCGGGGGTCATGGATACAAGAATAAGAAAAACATCTACGACCCAAAAAATCTGTCTGTAATTTACCAAGGAGGGGAGACTACTATGGGTGATGAGGCAGTTTCTGATTTGTTGTTTAACTCAAGGGCAAATTATGACTTGGCCATTGGAAAAAAGCATGTCATGCAAGGTAGCTGCAATGTTACTGGCATGGGACGCATTTTAGAGCCGTTAAGAATCAAGTTTTCAAACAGACTAGTTAGATTTGATGTTACGTTAGTTAGAAGATGGGCAGACATTGAACAAACAGATAAACAAGTAACTGATACTATCGAAATGACTGAAAAACCACATCATGGTGATGATGTAAAGATGTATTTTGGAAAAGATGCACCATTATTTGTCCGTGCAATTAAAGTTCCAACTAGACAAATGCATCTTCATATCATGGATATTCGTTTTAGTGGTAAAGCACCAACTCCTTCAGAAATTCATGAGATTTTTACAAATGAATTCGGCGTAGCTATTTTGTGGACAGCAAAGGGAACAAAAGACATTAGAGATTATGCTAAGAACATGGGATTTAATTTCACTGACACAAACATGATTCACATTCATGCAAACATGACAGTGTCAATTGACGATACTGTCCAAATGATGTATTCTGATGATCAAACTGGTATTGTCATTCCTGAAAACCATATGCTGATGCAGGCAATGTTGTTTGGAAAATCATACAAAGATGCATTCTCTCATACGGAATCAATATTTAACATGAAAGAAAGAAAACAAAAACTAGAATCATATTTTGCAAGAAAAAATTAA
- a CDS encoding 3D domain-containing protein, with product MQVIFTSLLAALIIISIIPASFSQYALLQDESLQIQTENCTDGWYVTGYFLPLESDYSSNVAPVNIDGEWYGFSIDFLNEVKIQGWGKTSFGDFLGWDEQKYYLNSVPLDANDNELIIGTIAVDPKIIKMNSKITIPNSPPPWNEIIFSSNDVGPAIIGKHIDVYTGVGLDARKEAFRITSNDYSICIIDETLYLRQKNILKDSNFNMTKNQEWIQNIFLWYEQNRISEIEALNALKFLIEQQILKVK from the coding sequence ATGCAAGTTATTTTTACATCATTATTGGCTGCTTTAATTATAATTTCAATTATACCTGCATCTTTTTCACAATATGCTTTATTACAAGATGAATCTTTACAAATTCAAACGGAGAATTGTACTGACGGTTGGTATGTAACAGGATATTTTCTTCCATTAGAATCTGATTATTCATCAAATGTCGCTCCTGTCAACATTGATGGAGAATGGTATGGATTTTCAATTGATTTTTTAAATGAAGTAAAGATTCAAGGGTGGGGTAAAACATCTTTTGGAGATTTTTTAGGTTGGGATGAACAAAAATACTATCTAAATTCTGTTCCTTTGGATGCAAATGACAATGAGTTGATTATTGGAACTATAGCAGTTGATCCTAAAATTATAAAAATGAATTCAAAAATCACAATTCCTAATTCTCCTCCACCTTGGAATGAAATTATATTTAGTTCAAATGATGTTGGCCCTGCAATAATTGGAAAACATATTGATGTGTATACAGGTGTCGGACTAGACGCTAGAAAAGAAGCGTTTAGAATCACAAGTAATGATTATTCTATATGCATCATAGATGAGACGTTGTATTTGCGACAAAAAAATATTCTTAAAGATTCTAATTTCAATATGACAAAAAACCAAGAATGGATACAAAATATTTTTTTATGGTATGAACAAAATAGAATTTCTGAAATAGAGGCATTAAACGCTTTAAAGTTCTTAATTGAGCAACAAATTCTAAAAGTAAAGTAA